The Natator depressus isolate rNatDep1 chromosome 8, rNatDep2.hap1, whole genome shotgun sequence genome window below encodes:
- the N4BP3 gene encoding NEDD4-binding protein 3, translating into MATAQVPHVTCDPGNCFLDSSLASAPGSYGCGMGSVGSLVEKQDLTPVELRAVLGGSRGFRQPDGLLRKGPSQRELFSYLHSARKEPRAERKHQAPGASRDYESDRENWSPDRYSREHHRGADFSKSSLPERGRFDKCRIRPSAFKAVAGKGLVSMQGLASSKGQKLSKSNGSLHTLLSQSSTSTGPSSQHGPLRTHLLHAISLDEASNSSHNSIQSFPIYPPHFKPAQGQFSASMGQINHIGGSLDRASWGPRDPLAVEKAPLSCKSMATLSRLQSSGEPPPPYEFTCSLEDMVKQLEDRLHEKSGGLWQLKRSLSETEDPFTQVFEDKQHLWMDALDELKQMYVAKLQQVTQQAQRSQRALQLQLYKAQQEKKRLQEELSLHQGQCEELRQWQQQCERVSPKLEETRWEVCQKAAEISLLKQQLRDSQEEMAQKLSEIFSLKTQLREARAEVQAKDSQLAQLGDSFQAPPEPSPSLPLGDAPMPVCQDFSGCETDDSKCWGLHSESGEPPERQVEWLWTELLRERRQGQLQAVNFELERKTWQEEKEKVLRYQREIQASYMEMYQRSQALERELRHLRAEPRDADADSPWIERVESSKI; encoded by the exons ATGGCAACAGCACAGGTCCCTCATGTGACCTGTGACCCTGGCAACTGCTTCCTTGACTCTTCCCTAGCCTCTGCGCCCGGGAGCTACGGCTGCGGCATGGGCAGCGTGGGCAGCCTGGTGGAGAAACAGGACTTGACGCCTGTGGAGCTgagggcggtgctggggggctcGCGGGGGTTCCGGCAGCCGGACGGCCTGCTCCGGAAGGGCCCAAGCCAGCGGGAGCTCTTCAGCTACCTGCACAGCGCCAGGAAGGAGCCCCGGGCCGAGAGGAAGCACCAGGCGCCGGGGGCGTCTCGGGACTACGAGAGCGACCGTGAGAACTGGTCCCCTGACCGCTACTCCCGTGAGCACCACCGGGGGGCAGACTTCTCCAAGAGCTCGCTGCCGGAGCGGGGCCGCTTTGACAAG TGTCGGATCAGGCCATCGGCCTTCAAGGCAGTGGCTGGGAAAGGCCTGGTGTCCATGCAGGGCCTGGCCTCATCCAAAGGGCAGAAGCTGTCGAAGAGCAACGGGAGCCTGCACACCCTCCTGTCTCAGAGCAGCACCAGCACCGGTCCCTCCTCCCAGCATGGCCCCCTGCGCACCCACCTGCTGCACGCCATCAGCTTAGACGAGGCCTCCAATTCCAGCCACAACTCCATCCAGAGCTTCCCCATCTACCCTCCCCACTTCAAACCTGCCCAGGGCCAGTTCAGCGCCTCCATGGGCCAGATCAACCACATTGGGGGCTCCCTTGACAGGGCCTCCTGGGGCCCCAGAGACCCCCTGGCAGTGGAGAAAGCGCCTCTGTCCTGCAAGAGCATGGCCACGCTAAGCCGGCTGCAAAGCTCTggggagcccccacccccctATGAGTTCACCTGCTCCCTGGAGGACATGGTGAAGCAGCTAGAGGACCGGCTGCACGAGAAGAGTGGGGGGCTGTGGCAGTTGAAGAGGAGCCTTAGTGAGACTGAAGACCCCTTCACACAG GTTTTTGAGGACAAACAGCATCTGTGGATGGATGCGCTGGACGAGCTGAAGCAGATGTATGTCGCCAAGCTGCAGCAGGTGACCCAGCAGGCCCAGCGCAGCCAGCGGGCACTGCAGCTGCAGCTCTACAAAGCGCAGCAGGAGAAGAAGCGGctgcaggaggagctgagccTGCACCAGGGCCAGTGTGAGGAGCTgaggcagtggcagcagcagtgtgaaCGTGTCAGCCCCAAACTAGAAGAGACCAGGTGGGAG GTTTGTCAGAAGGCAGCTGAGATCTCACTGCTCAAGCAGCAGCTTCGAGACTCCCAGGAGGAGATGGCTCAGAAACTCAGTGAGATCTTCAGCTTGAAGACCCAGCTGCGGGAGGCCCGGGCGGAGGTGCAAGCCAAGGACTCGCAGCTGGCCCAGCTAGGGGACTCCTTCCAggccccaccagagcccagcccctccctccctttgggGGATGCTCCCATGCCAGTCTGCCAGGACTTCTCTGGCTGTGAAACTGACGACTCCAAGTGTTGGGGTCTTCACAGCGAGAGTGGGGAGCCCCCGGAGAGGCAGGTGGAGTGGCTGTGGACAGAGCTGCTGCGCGAGCGGCgccagggccagctgcaggctGTGAACTTTGAGCTGGAGCGGAAAACctggcaggaggagaaggagaaagtgCTGCGCTACCAGAGGGAGATCCAGGCAAGCTACATGGAGATGTACCAGCGCAGCCAGGCTTTGGAAAGGGAGCTGCGGCACCTGCGGGCTGAGCCCAGAGATGCTGACGCCGACTCACCCTGGATCGAGAGAGTCGAGTCTTCAAAAATCTGA
- the B4GALT7 gene encoding beta-1,4-galactosyltransferase 7 — MFPSRRKPAVYGREGAGSRRLLALLPRKCSVFQLFFVTLLLGFASLLWLQLSCSGDVARRGRGAAAPDPLKPCLPESRAPWAEDLSWGPHRLALLIPFRERFEELLAFVPHMHHFLSRKRIRHHIFVLNQVDHYRFNRASLINVGFLESGNDTDYIAMHDVDLLPRNEALDYGFPEAGPFHVASPELHPLYHYKTYVGGILLLTKQHYEMCNGMSNRFWGWGREDDEFYRRIKGAGLQLFRPSGIKTGYKTFQHLHDPAWRKRDQKRIATQKQEQFKVDRDGGLNNVRYQIESRTALSVAGAPCTVLNILLDCDASKTPWCTFS; from the exons ATGTTCCCGTCCCGCAGGAAGCCGGCGGTGTATGGCCGGGAGGGAGCCGG GTCCCGCCGGCTGCTGGCCCTCCTGCCACGGAAATGCTCCGTCTTCCAGCTCTTCTTTGTCACGCTACTTCTGGGCTTTGCCTCACtgctgtggctgcagctcagctgcTCGGGCGACGTGGCCCGTCGGGGCcgtggggcagctgcccccgaCCCCCTGAAGCCCTGCCTCCCGGAGTCCCGGGCCCCATGGGCTGAGGACCTGTCGTGGGGCCCCCACCGCCTGGCGCTGCTGATCCCATTCCGGGAACGCTTCGAGGAGCTGTTGGCTTTTGTGCCTCACATGCATCACTTCCTCAGCAGGAAGAGGATCCGCCACCACATCTTCGTGCTCAACCAGGTGGATCATTACAG GTTTAACAGAGCATCTCTGATCAACGTCGGCTTCCTGGAGAGCGGCAATGACACTGATTACATTGCCATGCACGACGTCGACCTCCTGCCCCGCAATGAGGCGCTGGACTACGGCTTCCCGGAGGCAGGGCCCTTCCATGTGGCATCCCCAGAGCTGCACCCACTGTACCACTACAAAACCTACGTGGGCGGCATCCTCCTGCTCACCAAGCAGCACTATGAGATG TGCAATGGGATGTCCAACCgcttctggggctgggggcgagaGGATGATGAGTTCTATCGCCGGATCAAAGGAGCTGGCCTCCAG cttttccGCCCCTCGGGAATAAAGACTGGATACAAGACCTTCCAGCACCTGCATGACCCAGCCTGGAGGAAGCGAGACCAGAAGCGCATTGCTACCCAGAAGCAG GAGCAGTTCAAGGTGGATCGGGATGGGGGGCTGAACAATGTGAGGTATCAGATCGAGTCCCGGACGGCGCTGAGTGTGGCTGGAGCTCCCTGCACTGTCCTCAATATCCTGCTGGACTGTGATGCCAGCAAGACCCCCTGGTGCACATTCAGCTGA